A genomic window from Candidatus Zixiibacteriota bacterium includes:
- a CDS encoding flagellar basal body-associated FliL family protein, which yields MPDNDKTIVEGGKGQAEAPPPAKKKGGLMLFGGIGLGAVIVGVALALFVVKPMMSDSGGDSAAVEQSESSHEKDAKKPHKKSGEAGEALIHEINNIVINPAGTGGSRFLSVSFGFDLASPALAAQFERREPIIRDALITILSSKTVQQLTDPKEKEIVRYQIKKRLCQLMESDGITGVYYTDFVMQ from the coding sequence ATGCCAGATAATGATAAGACCATAGTTGAAGGCGGAAAAGGACAGGCGGAAGCGCCGCCCCCCGCAAAGAAAAAAGGCGGCTTGATGCTCTTTGGCGGTATTGGCCTGGGAGCTGTCATAGTCGGTGTGGCCCTCGCCCTGTTCGTGGTCAAACCGATGATGTCTGACTCGGGCGGCGACAGCGCTGCTGTGGAACAGAGCGAAAGCAGCCACGAGAAAGATGCCAAAAAGCCACACAAGAAAAGCGGCGAAGCCGGCGAGGCGCTCATACACGAGATCAACAATATCGTGATCAATCCGGCCGGTACCGGAGGATCGAGATTTTTGTCGGTTTCGTTCGGTTTCGATCTCGCTTCACCCGCGCTGGCGGCCCAGTTCGAACGTCGGGAACCGATTATTCGCGATGCTCTGATCACGATTCTCTCGTCCAAAACCGTCCAGCAGCTGACCGACCCGAAAGAAAAAGAAATCGTCCGCTACCAGATTAAAAAACGGCTGTGCCAGTTGATGGAAAGCGACGGCATAACCGGTGTGTACTATACCGATTTCGTGATGCAATAG
- a CDS encoding flagellar FlbD family protein produces MIKVTRLNDTDLVINADLIEFVEAIPDTIISLTTGKKIMVKESIEEIIERVAEFKRKSGIRVKTPDTASAPEGS; encoded by the coding sequence GTGATTAAGGTTACCCGACTAAACGATACCGACCTCGTAATAAACGCGGACCTGATAGAGTTCGTCGAGGCGATTCCGGATACCATTATTTCTCTAACGACCGGTAAGAAGATAATGGTCAAGGAATCTATCGAGGAGATCATAGAACGGGTAGCTGAGTTCAAGCGGAAATCAGGTATCCGGGTTAAAACCCCGGATACCGCCTCCGCCCCGGAAGGGAGTTAA